A single region of the Streptomyces sp. NBC_01262 genome encodes:
- a CDS encoding biotin--[acetyl-CoA-carboxylase] ligase has translation MTSNRWSDLDRPPLNAAALQRAIVTPDGFWTELTVVERTGSTNSDLAARAKAGAAEGAVLVAEEQSAGRGRLDRQWTAPPRSGLFFSVLLRPSGVPVERWGWLPLLAGVATATAVSRAGGVDTGLKWPNDLLVTVDGEERKTGGILAERAGDDGVVIGIGLNVSLREDELPVPAAGSLALAGAKGTDRDPLLRAVLRSLADWYGEWRTAGGDPEASRLRPVYAAGCVTLGRAVRAELPGGDAVTGTAVTVDDDGRLVISSGGAERAVGAGDVVHLRNDV, from the coding sequence ATGACCTCAAACCGCTGGTCCGACCTGGACCGGCCGCCGCTCAACGCGGCGGCGCTGCAGCGCGCGATCGTCACCCCGGACGGCTTCTGGACCGAACTGACGGTCGTCGAACGCACCGGCTCGACCAACTCCGACCTCGCCGCCCGGGCGAAGGCCGGAGCGGCGGAGGGCGCCGTGCTCGTCGCCGAGGAGCAGTCCGCCGGGCGCGGCCGGCTCGACCGGCAGTGGACGGCGCCGCCGCGCTCGGGGCTCTTCTTCTCCGTACTGCTTCGGCCGTCCGGGGTGCCCGTCGAGCGCTGGGGCTGGCTGCCGCTGCTGGCCGGGGTCGCGACCGCCACGGCGGTGTCGCGGGCGGGCGGCGTCGACACCGGGCTGAAGTGGCCCAACGACCTGCTGGTCACCGTGGACGGTGAGGAGCGCAAGACCGGCGGGATCCTCGCCGAGCGGGCGGGGGACGACGGCGTCGTCATCGGCATCGGGCTGAACGTGTCCCTGCGCGAGGACGAGCTGCCGGTCCCGGCGGCCGGCTCGCTGGCCCTGGCCGGTGCCAAGGGCACCGACCGCGATCCGCTGCTGCGGGCCGTGCTGCGCTCCCTGGCCGACTGGTACGGCGAATGGCGTACGGCCGGCGGCGACCCCGAGGCCAGCCGGCTGCGGCCGGTGTACGCCGCCGGGTGCGTGACGCTGGGCCGCGCGGTGCGGGCCGAGCTGCCGGGCGGCGACGCGGTGACCGGCACGGCGGTGACCGTGGACGACGACGGGAGGCTGGTGATCTCCTCCGGCGGCGCCGAGCGGGCGGTGGGCGCGGGCGATGTCGTACACCTGCGCAACGATGTGTGA
- a CDS encoding acyl-CoA carboxylase subunit beta, with protein MAEPQYDIHTTAGKLADLRHRIEEATHAGSARAVEKQHAKGKLTARERIELLLDEGSFVELDELARHRSTNFGLEKTRPYGDGVVTGYGTVDGRPVAVFSQDFTVFGGALGEVYGQKIVKVMDWALKNGCPVIGINDSGGARIQEGVSALGLYGEIFRRNTHASGVIPQISLIVGPCAGGAVYSPAITDFVVMVDQTSHMFITGPDVIKTVTGEDVGFEELGGARAHNSVSGVAHHMAGDEKDAIEYVKALLSYLPSNNLEEPPAYAGEPDDLAPDPDLDTLIPDSANQPYDMHKVIEHVLDDAEFLETQALFAPNILTGFGRIEGRPVGVVANQPMQFAGCLDIDASEKAARFVRTCDSFNVPVITFVDVPGFLPGVDQEHTGIIRRGAKLIYAYAEATVPLITVITRKAFGGAYDVMGSKHLGADLNLAWPTAQIAVMGAQGAVNILHRRELGEAENPEARRAELMAAYEDTLLNPYVAAERGYVDAVIVPSETRAHLVKALRTLKNKRESLPPKKHGNIPL; from the coding sequence ATGGCCGAGCCGCAGTACGACATCCACACCACCGCTGGCAAGCTCGCCGACCTCCGCCACCGTATCGAGGAGGCGACGCACGCCGGCTCCGCCCGTGCGGTGGAGAAGCAGCACGCCAAGGGCAAGCTCACCGCCCGCGAGCGGATCGAACTGCTCCTGGACGAGGGCTCCTTCGTGGAGCTGGACGAACTCGCCCGGCACCGCTCCACCAACTTCGGGCTCGAAAAGACCCGCCCGTACGGCGACGGCGTCGTCACCGGCTACGGCACGGTCGACGGCCGCCCGGTCGCCGTCTTCTCCCAGGACTTCACCGTCTTCGGCGGCGCCCTCGGCGAGGTCTACGGCCAGAAGATCGTCAAGGTCATGGACTGGGCCCTGAAGAACGGCTGCCCGGTCATCGGCATCAACGACTCCGGCGGCGCCCGCATCCAGGAGGGCGTCAGCGCGCTCGGCCTGTACGGCGAGATCTTCCGCCGCAACACGCACGCCTCCGGCGTCATCCCGCAGATCTCGCTGATCGTGGGGCCCTGCGCGGGCGGCGCGGTGTACTCGCCGGCCATCACCGACTTCGTGGTCATGGTCGACCAGACCTCCCACATGTTCATCACCGGCCCGGACGTCATCAAGACGGTGACCGGCGAGGACGTCGGCTTCGAGGAGCTCGGCGGCGCCCGCGCCCACAACTCGGTCTCCGGCGTCGCCCACCACATGGCGGGCGACGAGAAGGACGCCATCGAGTACGTCAAGGCGCTCCTGTCCTACCTGCCCAGCAACAACCTCGAAGAGCCCCCGGCGTACGCGGGGGAGCCCGACGACCTGGCGCCGGACCCCGATCTGGACACGCTCATCCCGGACTCGGCCAACCAGCCCTACGACATGCACAAGGTCATCGAGCATGTCCTGGACGACGCCGAATTCCTGGAGACCCAGGCCCTGTTCGCACCCAACATCCTCACCGGCTTCGGCCGGATCGAGGGCCGCCCGGTCGGCGTCGTCGCCAACCAGCCGATGCAGTTCGCCGGCTGCCTCGACATCGACGCGAGCGAGAAGGCGGCCCGCTTCGTGCGGACCTGCGACAGCTTCAACGTCCCCGTCATCACCTTCGTGGACGTCCCCGGCTTCCTCCCCGGCGTCGACCAGGAGCACACCGGCATCATCCGGCGCGGCGCCAAGCTCATCTACGCGTACGCGGAAGCCACGGTTCCGCTGATCACGGTCATCACGCGGAAGGCCTTCGGCGGCGCCTACGACGTCATGGGCTCCAAGCACCTGGGCGCCGACCTCAACCTCGCCTGGCCGACGGCCCAGATCGCCGTCATGGGCGCCCAGGGCGCGGTCAACATCCTGCACCGGCGTGAGCTCGGCGAGGCCGAGAACCCGGAGGCGCGGCGGGCCGAGCTCATGGCCGCGTACGAGGACACCCTGCTCAACCCGTACGTCGCGGCCGAGCGCGGGTATGTCGACGCGGTGATCGTGCCGTCCGAGACCCGGGCGCATCTCGTCAAGGCGCTGCGCACGCTGAAGAACAAGCGCGAGAGCCTGCCCCCGAAGAAGCACGGCAACATTCCCCTCTAA
- a CDS encoding acyl-CoA carboxylase epsilon subunit, whose amino-acid sequence MVIKVERGNPTPEELAAVVALVQARAAAAATGATDGPHSLDEWADPARNVPTRALHPGGGAWRATYWPR is encoded by the coding sequence ATGGTCATAAAGGTCGAGCGGGGCAACCCGACCCCCGAGGAGCTCGCCGCCGTCGTCGCCCTCGTCCAGGCGCGGGCCGCGGCCGCCGCCACCGGTGCCACCGACGGCCCTCACTCGCTTGACGAGTGGGCCGACCCGGCCCGCAACGTCCCCACCCGTGCGCTTCACCCTGGCGGGGGTGCTTGGCGGGCCACGTACTGGCCGCGCTGA
- the mmpB gene encoding morphogenic membrane protein MmpB — MLWSDPPEEPPEEMRQAQRMMRRAILLIALAMPIIMLIVGWPF; from the coding sequence ATGTTGTGGTCGGATCCGCCGGAAGAGCCCCCAGAGGAGATGCGCCAGGCGCAGAGGATGATGCGCCGCGCGATCCTGCTCATCGCGCTGGCCATGCCGATCATCATGCTGATCGTGGGGTGGCCGTTCTGA
- a CDS encoding nucleoside triphosphate pyrophosphatase, which produces MTNPAPRRPVVLASASPARLGLLRQAGLDPRVIVSGVDEEAITAPTPGELARVLAEAKADVVAGLLSDGELVIGCDSVLELDGQAYGKPADAEEATARWKSMRGREGILQTGHCVIDLASGRRVSATASTVVRFGTPDDAEIAAYVASGEPLSVAGAFTLDGRSAPFLDGIDGDHGNVVGLSLPLLRRLLADLGVRITDLWV; this is translated from the coding sequence ATGACGAATCCCGCTCCCCGCCGCCCTGTCGTTCTCGCTTCCGCCTCGCCCGCGCGTCTGGGGCTGCTGCGGCAGGCGGGGCTGGATCCGAGGGTCATCGTGAGCGGGGTCGACGAGGAGGCCATCACCGCGCCGACGCCGGGCGAGCTGGCCCGGGTCCTGGCGGAGGCGAAGGCGGATGTGGTGGCGGGGCTGCTGTCGGACGGCGAGTTGGTGATCGGCTGCGATTCGGTTCTGGAGCTCGACGGGCAGGCTTACGGAAAGCCCGCCGATGCCGAAGAGGCCACGGCCCGCTGGAAGTCCATGCGGGGGCGCGAGGGCATCCTCCAGACCGGGCATTGCGTGATCGACCTCGCCAGCGGGCGGCGGGTGTCGGCGACGGCGTCGACCGTGGTGCGGTTCGGTACCCCCGATGACGCCGAGATCGCGGCGTACGTCGCCTCGGGCGAACCGCTCAGCGTGGCGGGCGCCTTCACCCTGGACGGCCGGTCGGCGCCTTTTCTTGACGGCATCGACGGCGACCACGGGAATGTCGTGGGCCTTTCGCTCCCGTTGCTGCGGCGGCTGCTGGCCGATCTGGGGGTACGGATCACCGACCTGTGGGTCTAG
- a CDS encoding acetyl/propionyl/methylcrotonyl-CoA carboxylase subunit alpha, whose product MRKVLIANRGEIAVRVARACRDAGIASVAVYAEPDRDALHVRAADEAYALGGDTPAGSYLDVAKVLAAAAESGADAIHPGYGFLSENAEFAQAVIDAGLTWIGPPPQAIRDLGDKVAARHIAQRAGAPLVAGTPDPVSGADEVVAFAEQHGLPIAIKAAFGGGGRGLKVARTLEEVPELYESAVREAVAAFGRGECFVERYLDRPRHVETQCLADSHGNVVVVSTRDCSLQRRHQKLVEEAPAPFLTDEQNAELYRASKAILREAGYVGAGTCEFLVAQDGLISFLEVNTRLQVEHPVSEEVTGIDLVREMFRIADGEALGYDDPPLRGHSFEFRINGEDPGRNFLPAPGTVTKFAPPSGPGVRLDAGVETGSVIGPAWDSLLAKLIVTGASREQALQRAARALAEFEVEGMATAITFHRKVVTDPAFTSDPFTVHTRWIETEFVNDIPAFAAPVAEDEAEEAGRETVVVEVGGKRLEVSLPASLGMTLARTAAAGGARPKRRAAKKAGSAASGDSLASPMQGTIVKIAVEEGQQVNEGDLIVVLEAMKMEQPLNAHRSGTIKGLAAEVGSSVSSGAVICEIKD is encoded by the coding sequence GTGCGCAAGGTGCTCATCGCCAACCGCGGTGAAATCGCAGTCCGCGTCGCCCGCGCCTGCCGGGACGCCGGGATCGCCAGCGTAGCCGTCTACGCAGAGCCCGACCGGGACGCGCTGCATGTCCGCGCGGCCGACGAGGCCTACGCGCTGGGCGGCGACACCCCGGCCGGCAGCTATCTGGACGTCGCCAAAGTCCTGGCCGCGGCCGCCGAATCGGGTGCCGACGCCATCCACCCCGGCTACGGTTTCCTGTCCGAGAACGCCGAGTTCGCGCAGGCGGTGATCGACGCCGGGCTGACCTGGATCGGTCCCCCGCCGCAGGCGATCCGCGACCTCGGTGACAAGGTCGCCGCCCGCCACATCGCCCAGCGGGCCGGCGCGCCCCTGGTCGCCGGTACCCCGGACCCGGTCTCGGGCGCCGACGAGGTCGTGGCGTTCGCGGAGCAGCACGGTCTGCCGATCGCGATCAAGGCCGCGTTCGGCGGTGGCGGCCGCGGTCTGAAGGTCGCCCGCACGCTCGAAGAGGTCCCGGAGCTGTACGAGTCCGCGGTGCGCGAGGCGGTGGCCGCGTTCGGCCGCGGCGAGTGCTTCGTGGAGCGCTACCTGGACCGTCCCCGGCACGTGGAGACCCAGTGCCTGGCCGACAGCCACGGCAATGTCGTGGTCGTCTCCACCCGTGACTGCTCGCTGCAGCGCCGCCACCAGAAGCTGGTCGAGGAGGCCCCGGCCCCCTTCCTCACGGATGAGCAGAACGCGGAGCTGTACCGCGCCTCCAAGGCCATCCTGCGCGAAGCCGGTTATGTGGGTGCGGGTACGTGTGAGTTCCTGGTCGCCCAGGACGGCCTGATCTCCTTCCTGGAGGTCAACACCCGTCTGCAGGTCGAGCACCCGGTCAGCGAAGAGGTCACCGGCATCGACCTCGTACGGGAGATGTTCCGTATCGCCGATGGCGAGGCGCTGGGTTACGACGACCCGCCGCTGCGCGGCCACTCCTTCGAGTTCCGCATCAACGGCGAGGACCCGGGACGCAACTTCCTCCCGGCGCCCGGCACGGTGACGAAGTTCGCCCCGCCGTCCGGTCCGGGCGTGCGCCTGGACGCGGGCGTCGAGACCGGCTCGGTCATCGGCCCCGCCTGGGACTCCCTGCTCGCCAAGCTCATCGTCACCGGCGCGAGTCGCGAGCAGGCCCTGCAGCGGGCCGCCCGCGCGCTGGCCGAGTTCGAGGTGGAGGGCATGGCCACGGCCATCACCTTCCACCGCAAGGTCGTCACCGACCCGGCCTTCACCAGCGACCCGTTCACCGTCCACACCCGCTGGATCGAGACCGAGTTCGTCAACGACATCCCCGCCTTCGCCGCCCCGGTGGCCGAGGACGAGGCCGAGGAGGCCGGTCGCGAGACCGTGGTCGTCGAGGTCGGCGGCAAGCGCCTGGAGGTCTCCCTCCCGGCCTCGCTGGGCATGACGCTCGCCCGTACCGCCGCCGCCGGCGGCGCCCGCCCCAAGCGCCGCGCCGCCAAGAAGGCCGGTTCGGCCGCCTCCGGCGACTCGCTCGCGTCGCCGATGCAGGGCACCATCGTCAAGATCGCCGTCGAAGAGGGCCAGCAGGTCAACGAGGGCGACCTCATCGTCGTCCTCGAAGCCATGAAGATGGAACAGCCCCTCAACGCCCACCGCTCCGGCACCATCAAGGGCCTCGCGGCGGAGGTCGGTTCGTCCGTCTCCTCGGGCGCTGTCATCTGCGAGATCAAGGACTGA
- a CDS encoding MFS transporter yields MTPARTPGPTRRHRPLLALSAIVGAQLMLLLDVTVVNVAIPGIGDDLGFSTTGRSWVVNVYILAFGGLLLLGSRIGDLIGRRTALMAGVAAFTVASVAGGLATGPATLLAARLLQGASAALAAPSTLALIATNFREGGERQRALSIFSAISGAGSSIGLILGGALTEWASWRWIFFVNIPIGAAILLLAPRHIAETDRHRGGRFDISGTITGTLGISSLVYAFIRVAEHGWGDGQAIGGFVGAVLLLAAFLVNETRVERPLVVLRLFADRSRVIAYSCWFLLPAGMFGVFYFVTQYMETVSGFSPLRTGAAFLPMTLLLFAAARTAPRAVARFGPKRTAVCGLLVGLTGMLWLATLDPGEAYVSGLAGPLVLVGLGLGFVTMPLTTMILSGVEPRDAGSASGLLQTFQQIGGTLGLSVQVTVFGTVVRHGGPDAFAHGVIAALGTAAGFAVLACVLLATLRVRNRA; encoded by the coding sequence ATGACGCCTGCCCGCACACCCGGGCCGACACGTCGACACCGTCCCCTGCTCGCCCTCTCCGCGATCGTCGGCGCCCAGTTGATGCTGCTGCTGGACGTGACCGTGGTGAACGTCGCCATCCCAGGCATCGGCGATGACCTGGGCTTCTCCACCACCGGCCGGTCCTGGGTGGTCAACGTCTACATCCTCGCGTTCGGCGGGCTGCTGCTTCTGGGCAGCCGGATCGGCGACCTCATCGGCCGCCGCACGGCGCTGATGGCCGGAGTTGCGGCGTTCACCGTCGCCTCCGTCGCCGGCGGCCTGGCCACCGGCCCGGCCACCCTGCTCGCGGCCCGCCTGCTCCAGGGCGCCTCGGCGGCCCTGGCCGCACCCAGCACGCTCGCCCTGATCGCCACCAACTTCCGCGAGGGCGGCGAGCGCCAGAGGGCGCTGAGCATCTTCTCCGCGATCTCCGGGGCCGGGTCGTCGATCGGCCTCATCCTGGGCGGCGCACTCACCGAGTGGGCCTCCTGGCGGTGGATCTTCTTCGTCAACATCCCGATCGGCGCCGCGATCCTGCTGCTCGCCCCGCGCCACATCGCCGAGACCGACCGCCACCGCGGCGGCCGCTTCGACATCTCCGGCACCATCACCGGCACCCTGGGCATCTCGTCCCTGGTGTACGCCTTCATCCGGGTCGCCGAACACGGCTGGGGCGACGGCCAGGCGATCGGCGGCTTCGTCGGCGCCGTGCTGCTGCTCGCGGCCTTCCTGGTCAACGAGACCCGGGTCGAACGCCCGCTGGTGGTGCTGCGGCTCTTCGCCGACCGGTCCAGGGTGATCGCGTACAGCTGCTGGTTCCTGCTGCCGGCCGGCATGTTCGGGGTCTTCTACTTCGTCACCCAGTACATGGAGACGGTCAGCGGCTTCAGCCCGCTGCGCACGGGAGCGGCCTTCCTGCCGATGACCCTGCTGCTCTTCGCCGCCGCCCGCACCGCGCCACGGGCCGTGGCCCGCTTCGGCCCCAAGCGGACGGCCGTCTGCGGGCTGCTCGTCGGGCTCACCGGAATGCTCTGGCTCGCCACGCTCGACCCCGGCGAGGCCTACGTCAGCGGCCTTGCCGGTCCGCTGGTCCTGGTAGGGCTGGGGCTGGGCTTTGTGACGATGCCGCTCACCACGATGATCCTGTCCGGGGTCGAGCCGCGGGACGCGGGGTCCGCGTCCGGACTGCTCCAGACGTTCCAGCAGATCGGCGGCACGCTCGGGCTGTCGGTACAGGTCACGGTCTTCGGGACGGTGGTTCGGCACGGCGGGCCCGACGCGTTCGCGCACGGCGTGATCGCGGCACTGGGGACGGCGGCAGGGTTCGCGGTCCTCGCGTGCGTACTGCTTGCGACCCTGCGGGTCCGTAACCGGGCCTAG
- a CDS encoding TetR/AcrR family transcriptional regulator: MTTGKQAGPPAAEDRPQRPMRADARRNYERLLTEARQAFVVHGTEAPLEDIARHAGVGIGTLYRHFPNRYALMDAVFEEETLALTARAGSLLEAESPITALQEWLRAYAVYSAQYRGLAVALMEADEGRMPACKGALTAAGDQLLVRAQQAGEVRADVAVADIMRLTSAVVVAAERNPTDHRGTFQRLMDLTLDGYRARP; the protein is encoded by the coding sequence ATGACCACAGGCAAGCAGGCGGGCCCGCCCGCCGCCGAGGACCGCCCCCAACGGCCGATGCGGGCCGACGCCCGGCGCAACTACGAACGGCTGCTCACCGAGGCCCGCCAGGCGTTCGTCGTCCACGGCACCGAGGCGCCGCTGGAGGACATCGCCCGTCACGCGGGCGTCGGAATCGGCACCCTCTACCGCCACTTCCCCAACCGCTACGCCCTGATGGACGCGGTCTTCGAGGAGGAGACCCTCGCCCTCACCGCCCGCGCCGGGTCCCTCCTGGAAGCGGAGTCACCGATCACCGCGCTGCAGGAATGGCTGCGCGCCTACGCCGTCTACTCCGCGCAGTACCGCGGGCTCGCCGTGGCCCTCATGGAGGCCGACGAGGGCCGCATGCCCGCCTGCAAGGGCGCCCTCACCGCGGCCGGGGACCAGCTCCTCGTACGCGCCCAACAGGCGGGCGAGGTACGCGCCGATGTCGCCGTCGCCGACATCATGCGGCTGACCAGCGCCGTCGTCGTAGCCGCCGAGCGCAACCCCACCGACCACCGCGGCACCTTCCAGCGCCTGATGGACCTGACCCTGGACGGCTACCGCGCGCGGCCCTAG
- a CDS encoding DeoR/GlpR family DNA-binding transcription regulator, with translation MFAAERRQLILEMVRANGAVSLRELARVVQTSEVTVRRDVRALEAEGLLDRRHGGAVLPGGFTRESGFPQKSHLAAAEKTAIADLAASLVEEGEAIVVGAGTTTQELARRLARVPGLTVVTNSLLVAQALAHANRVEVVMTGGTLRGTNYALVGSGAEQSLQGLRVSRAFLSGAGLTAERGLSTSNMLSASVDRALVQAASEVVVLADHTKLGTDTMFQTVPTDVITRLVTDEPPPGDDRAATELQALADRGVHVAVASLSGLENGAPGAPGGGRRRELPPVPGPRRHPHPGHAGQPQLRAAQLAGEQRIADMRRR, from the coding sequence GTGTTCGCAGCAGAACGTCGCCAGCTGATCCTCGAAATGGTGCGTGCCAACGGGGCCGTGTCGCTCCGTGAGCTCGCCCGTGTCGTCCAGACCTCTGAAGTGACCGTACGGCGGGACGTGCGGGCGTTGGAGGCAGAAGGACTGCTCGACCGCCGGCATGGCGGTGCGGTACTGCCGGGTGGATTCACCAGGGAGTCCGGCTTTCCGCAGAAATCCCATCTAGCGGCCGCCGAGAAGACGGCCATCGCCGATCTCGCGGCCAGTCTCGTCGAAGAGGGCGAGGCCATCGTGGTCGGCGCCGGGACCACCACGCAGGAGCTGGCCCGCCGGCTCGCGCGGGTACCGGGGCTGACCGTCGTCACCAACTCCCTGCTGGTGGCACAGGCATTGGCGCACGCGAACCGGGTCGAGGTCGTCATGACCGGCGGCACGCTTCGCGGTACCAACTACGCGTTGGTGGGCAGCGGCGCCGAGCAGTCCCTCCAGGGGCTGCGGGTGTCACGGGCCTTCCTGTCCGGGGCCGGACTGACCGCAGAGCGCGGGCTGTCCACGTCCAACATGCTCTCCGCGAGCGTCGACCGGGCTCTGGTCCAGGCGGCGTCGGAGGTCGTGGTGCTCGCCGATCACACCAAGCTCGGTACGGACACGATGTTCCAGACCGTGCCCACCGATGTGATCACCCGTCTCGTCACCGACGAGCCGCCACCGGGCGACGACCGTGCCGCGACCGAGCTCCAGGCGCTCGCCGACCGGGGCGTGCACGTCGCCGTCGCCTCCCTCAGCGGCCTGGAGAACGGCGCCCCCGGCGCTCCCGGCGGTGGTCGGCGGCGCGAGCTGCCGCCGGTCCCCGGCCCCCGTCGGCACCCGCACCCCGGCCACGCCGGCCAGCCCCAGCTGCGCGCCGCGCAACTCGCCGGTGAGCAGCGCATCGCCGACATGCGGCGCCGCTAG